The uncultured Hyphomonas sp. genome includes a window with the following:
- a CDS encoding prolyl oligopeptidase family serine peptidase, translated as MADTDLSKPADTLPGEDPYLWLEEVEGEEALAWVRSQNERTLAELQADPRYAGFEAAALDALNSKERIAYGVVRSGYVYNFWQDDAHVRGLWRRTPVAEYRGDSPDWETVVDFDKLAADEGKNWVYKGANCFAPKGSDDYKCMVSLSDGGKDAVIQREFDLATKTFVEDGFVTPEAKQGLAWAGPDTVLIATDWGEGTVTESGYPFVVKRWQRGTPLESAEEVYRGDVTDVGVWPMTLELDDGTILQGAVEAETFFTSSYWWFPEGETAPVRWPVPLKSSPAGIYQGQFLISLQEDWAPEGQAGSFKSGDLVAFDVAAFMENRTLPPVSLVFHPNDAQALEGVSISKDTLLLSISDTAVGKIYRAGMTEGAWNIVPVALPGEGQANIAFASDRESEIFLNYEDFLTPDSLLEYDAATDTVTTLKSLPAKFDATGLKVVQKFATSKDGTKVPYFLVSKADIPMDGTTPTLLYGYGGFQVSMNPSYSPVTGRLWLEQGGAYVLANIRGGGEFGPAWHQAGLKQNRQRIYDDFIAVGEALIDDGVTSPDHLGIMGGSNGGLLMGVMLNQRPDLWNAVVVQVPLLDMLRYHLLLAGASWVDEYGSPDVPEERAFLETISPYQNFDASKPYPEPFFVTSTKDDRVHPGHARKMAKKFEAAGLPFLYYENTDGGHAAAANQTERAKRTALEFTYLSRKLAGPADTN; from the coding sequence TTGGCAGACACCGATCTTTCCAAGCCCGCTGATACCCTGCCGGGCGAAGACCCGTATCTCTGGCTGGAAGAGGTCGAAGGTGAGGAGGCGCTTGCCTGGGTACGGTCACAGAATGAGCGGACGCTGGCAGAACTGCAGGCTGATCCGCGCTATGCCGGGTTCGAAGCGGCTGCTCTGGATGCGCTAAACTCGAAAGAGCGCATTGCCTATGGCGTCGTTCGGTCGGGCTATGTGTATAATTTCTGGCAGGACGACGCGCATGTCCGCGGCCTGTGGCGCCGGACGCCTGTCGCTGAGTATCGCGGCGACTCTCCGGACTGGGAAACCGTTGTCGATTTCGACAAGCTGGCCGCCGACGAGGGCAAGAACTGGGTCTACAAGGGCGCCAATTGTTTCGCTCCGAAAGGCAGCGATGATTATAAGTGCATGGTCTCTCTGTCCGATGGTGGCAAGGACGCTGTGATCCAGCGCGAGTTTGATCTCGCCACCAAAACGTTTGTCGAAGACGGCTTTGTCACGCCGGAAGCCAAGCAGGGCCTCGCCTGGGCCGGGCCGGATACGGTCCTGATCGCGACGGACTGGGGGGAGGGTACGGTGACGGAGTCCGGCTATCCCTTCGTCGTAAAGCGCTGGCAGCGCGGCACGCCGCTGGAAAGCGCGGAAGAAGTCTATCGCGGCGATGTCACCGATGTCGGCGTCTGGCCGATGACGCTGGAACTGGACGATGGCACGATCCTGCAGGGCGCGGTTGAGGCAGAGACCTTCTTCACGTCCTCTTATTGGTGGTTCCCGGAAGGCGAGACCGCGCCGGTCAGATGGCCGGTCCCGCTGAAATCCTCACCAGCCGGCATCTATCAGGGCCAGTTCCTCATCTCGCTTCAGGAAGACTGGGCGCCTGAAGGGCAGGCGGGCAGCTTCAAATCGGGTGACCTCGTCGCCTTCGATGTCGCGGCGTTCATGGAAAACCGGACGTTGCCGCCGGTCTCGCTGGTCTTCCATCCGAATGACGCTCAGGCGCTCGAAGGCGTCAGCATTTCCAAAGACACGCTCCTGCTCAGCATCAGCGATACGGCGGTCGGCAAGATCTATCGCGCTGGCATGACGGAAGGGGCGTGGAACATCGTTCCGGTCGCCTTGCCGGGTGAAGGCCAGGCGAACATCGCATTTGCCAGCGACCGCGAAAGCGAGATCTTCCTCAACTATGAGGACTTCCTCACCCCGGACTCCCTGTTGGAATACGACGCGGCAACGGACACAGTGACCACGCTGAAAAGCCTGCCGGCAAAGTTCGATGCGACCGGGCTCAAAGTGGTCCAGAAATTCGCGACGTCGAAAGACGGAACAAAAGTTCCGTACTTCCTGGTCAGCAAGGCGGACATCCCGATGGATGGCACCACGCCGACGCTGCTTTACGGCTATGGCGGGTTCCAGGTCTCGATGAACCCGTCCTACAGCCCGGTCACCGGGCGGCTCTGGCTGGAGCAGGGCGGGGCCTATGTGCTGGCCAATATCCGCGGCGGCGGGGAATTCGGTCCGGCCTGGCATCAGGCTGGCCTGAAGCAGAACCGCCAGCGCATCTATGATGATTTCATCGCCGTGGGGGAGGCACTGATTGACGATGGCGTGACCAGTCCGGACCATCTCGGCATCATGGGTGGCTCCAATGGCGGCCTGCTGATGGGCGTCATGCTGAACCAGCGTCCGGACCTCTGGAATGCGGTCGTCGTGCAGGTGCCGCTGCTGGACATGCTGCGTTACCATCTCCTGCTGGCGGGAGCGTCCTGGGTCGACGAATATGGTTCGCCCGACGTACCGGAAGAGCGGGCCTTCCTTGAGACGATCTCGCCCTACCAGAATTTCGATGCGTCAAAGCCTTATCCGGAGCCCTTCTTCGTGACGTCCACCAAGGATGACCGGGTCCATCCGGGCCATGCCCGCAAGATGGCGAAGAAGTTCGAGGCGGCCGGCCTGCCATTCCTCTATTATGAGAACACCGATGGCGGACACGCTGCGGCAGCGAACCAGACCGAGCGGGCGAAACGCACGGCGCTGGAATTCACCTATCTCAGCCGGAAGCTGGCCGGGCCTGCCGATACGAATTGA
- a CDS encoding AGE family epimerase/isomerase, whose protein sequence is MSKSALKRRAREARNWLMDACFPLWSERGVGEHGLFREILSLDHQPADEDTTRVRVQARQTYVFTEALKMGWKPDIATDHIAMGLEALMGPCLQSDGLAGRVLDSAGGGLTDNSADLYDTAFVLFALAETVNALDGAEHAREAATGILKAADAKLRAPDGGYFESLPADQTRHQNPHMHLLEACLALHRADPDGDHLARAGEIVSLFDRFFTAGPGDLLGEHFAPGWTQPTGRDADIVEPGHHFEWVWLLHAYARASGTPVHPRADKLYAFACSTLDDDGRAVQEVTREGAIANGSRRTWPQTEALKAHLTMFEVTDEDAFAAAACRSFDVLMDEYLTPEGGWIDQYDSTGKPMSQNMPASTGYHVVLAMAELMRIMDA, encoded by the coding sequence ATGTCAAAGTCCGCCTTGAAGCGCCGGGCGCGCGAAGCCCGAAACTGGCTGATGGATGCCTGCTTTCCGCTCTGGTCGGAACGGGGCGTGGGCGAACATGGCCTGTTCCGCGAAATCCTTTCCCTCGACCATCAGCCGGCCGATGAGGACACCACACGGGTCCGGGTTCAGGCGCGCCAGACCTATGTTTTCACCGAAGCCCTGAAAATGGGCTGGAAGCCGGACATAGCGACCGATCATATCGCGATGGGGCTTGAGGCCCTGATGGGGCCCTGCCTTCAGTCTGACGGCCTGGCCGGACGCGTCCTGGACAGCGCGGGCGGCGGGCTCACCGACAACTCGGCGGACCTCTACGACACCGCCTTTGTCCTGTTCGCGCTGGCCGAGACGGTCAACGCCCTGGATGGCGCCGAACATGCCAGAGAGGCGGCAACCGGAATCCTGAAGGCGGCCGACGCGAAGCTGCGGGCACCGGATGGCGGCTATTTCGAATCCCTGCCGGCAGACCAGACACGCCACCAGAACCCGCACATGCACCTGCTGGAAGCCTGTCTTGCCCTGCACCGGGCGGATCCGGATGGCGACCACCTCGCCCGGGCTGGCGAGATCGTCAGCCTGTTCGACCGCTTCTTCACCGCCGGGCCGGGCGACCTGCTGGGCGAGCATTTCGCCCCGGGCTGGACTCAGCCGACGGGCCGCGACGCTGACATTGTGGAACCCGGCCACCACTTCGAATGGGTCTGGCTGCTGCACGCCTATGCCCGTGCCAGCGGCACGCCGGTCCATCCCCGCGCCGACAAACTCTACGCGTTTGCCTGCTCGACCCTGGATGATGACGGCCGGGCCGTGCAGGAGGTCACCCGCGAAGGCGCCATCGCCAACGGGTCGCGGCGCACCTGGCCGCAGACCGAGGCGCTGAAAGCCCACCTCACCATGTTCGAAGTGACGGATGAGGACGCCTTTGCCGCCGCCGCCTGCCGCAGCTTCGATGTGCTGATGGATGAATATCTGACACCGGAAGGCGGCTGGATCGACCAGTACGACTCGACCGGCAAACCGATGTCCCAGAACATGCCGGCATCGACCGGCTATCATGTCGTATTGGCCATGGCCGAGCTCATGCGGATCATGGATGCTTGA
- the gpmA gene encoding 2,3-diphosphoglycerate-dependent phosphoglycerate mutase: MPKLALVRHGQSAWNLENRFTGWWDADLTEKGEGEAKKAGQLLKDVDADFRAAFTSYQTRAIRTLWLALAEMGRAWVPVEKAWQLNERHYGGLTGLDKAETAAKHGEDQVHVWRRSYDVPPPPLEKGSTWDLSTDPRYAGIDIPDTESLKLTLDRVLPYWDAEIAPVLKSGKDVVISAHGNSLRALVKHLFDVPDDKITSVELPTGNPLLIDLDDNLKPVAVRYLDADRARDLPDLP, from the coding sequence ATGCCGAAGCTAGCTCTCGTCCGCCACGGACAATCCGCCTGGAACCTCGAAAACCGCTTCACCGGCTGGTGGGATGCCGACCTGACCGAAAAGGGCGAAGGCGAAGCCAAGAAGGCCGGCCAGCTCCTGAAGGATGTCGATGCCGACTTCCGCGCTGCCTTCACCAGCTACCAGACCCGCGCCATCCGCACGCTGTGGCTGGCACTGGCGGAAATGGGCCGCGCCTGGGTGCCGGTGGAAAAAGCGTGGCAGCTAAACGAGCGCCACTATGGCGGCCTGACCGGCCTCGACAAGGCAGAGACTGCCGCCAAGCATGGCGAAGATCAGGTCCATGTCTGGCGCCGCTCCTATGACGTCCCGCCGCCCCCGCTGGAAAAGGGCTCGACCTGGGACCTCTCCACCGATCCGCGCTATGCAGGCATCGACATTCCGGACACGGAAAGCCTGAAACTGACGCTCGACCGTGTGCTGCCCTATTGGGACGCCGAGATCGCGCCGGTGCTGAAATCCGGCAAAGACGTCGTCATCTCTGCGCACGGCAACTCGCTGCGCGCGCTGGTGAAGCATCTGTTCGATGTGCCGGACGACAAGATCACCTCCGTCGAGCTCCCGACGGGCAACCCGCTGCTGATCGACCTCGACGACAATCTGAAGCCCGTGGCCGTGCGGTATCTCGATGCCGACCGTGCCCGGGACCTGCCGGACCTACCATGA
- a CDS encoding bifunctional diaminohydroxyphosphoribosylaminopyrimidine deaminase/5-amino-6-(5-phosphoribosylamino)uracil reductase RibD — protein sequence MSKRRDQRMMGRALALARLNHGLTGPNPSVGCVILDSHGHIVGEGVTGRGGRPHAEEIALDEAGEAARGGTAYVTLEPCRERSAGGKSCSMKLEEAGVARVVCSVLDPHPVANGGILRLRRAGIRVDIGPGRHAAEGLYRAFFASIG from the coding sequence ATGAGCAAACGGCGCGACCAGCGCATGATGGGGCGGGCGCTCGCGCTCGCCCGTCTCAATCACGGCCTGACCGGACCCAATCCGTCCGTTGGATGCGTGATCCTGGATTCGCATGGCCATATTGTCGGTGAAGGCGTGACCGGCCGGGGCGGCCGCCCGCATGCCGAAGAGATCGCGCTGGACGAAGCCGGAGAGGCTGCCCGCGGCGGGACCGCTTATGTCACGCTGGAGCCCTGCCGCGAACGTTCAGCCGGCGGCAAATCCTGCTCAATGAAACTGGAAGAGGCCGGCGTCGCCCGCGTCGTCTGTTCCGTGCTGGACCCGCATCCCGTCGCCAATGGCGGCATCCTGCGCCTGCGCCGCGCGGGCATCCGGGTCGATATCGGCCCCGGCCGCCATGCTGCTGAAGGGCTCTACCGTGCCTTCTTTGCCAGCATCGGCTAG
- a CDS encoding glycosyltransferase produces MRVMHVMAGAAEGGAENIMLESVLALAEAGLTQHVVTRPDNQFRVQKFREAGIGVDVAAFNNAWPFPTRRVLGDAIKAFRPDVIEYWMGRAGQFAPKEYRNRSIGWYGGYYKLARFVNCEWHVGLTIDLLRHIREQGVSEDRSGIVHTYADFEGEDPVDRASLDTPEDAPVALALARLHEKKGLDTLLDATAKVPGLYVWIAGEGPLEAELRAHCKRLNLDDRVRFLGWRNDRGALLAACDVVAFPSRYEPFGTVTVDAWAASRPLVAADAVGPAAYVKDGENGILIPKNDVDALANALSKVISDKDFAAKIVAGGRASYEAQFNKAAFQRDSKAFYQKIIDYAGPFPG; encoded by the coding sequence ATGCGCGTGATGCACGTCATGGCCGGTGCCGCAGAGGGCGGCGCGGAAAATATCATGCTGGAATCGGTTCTGGCACTGGCGGAGGCCGGCCTGACCCAACATGTGGTCACCCGGCCCGACAATCAGTTTCGTGTGCAAAAGTTCCGGGAGGCCGGAATCGGCGTCGATGTGGCGGCATTCAACAATGCCTGGCCGTTTCCGACGCGCCGGGTGCTGGGCGATGCGATCAAGGCGTTCAGGCCGGATGTGATCGAATACTGGATGGGCCGCGCCGGACAGTTTGCGCCGAAGGAATATCGCAATCGCTCGATCGGCTGGTACGGCGGCTATTACAAGCTCGCCCGCTTCGTGAACTGCGAATGGCATGTCGGTCTGACCATCGACCTTCTTCGCCACATCCGGGAACAGGGCGTCAGTGAAGATCGCTCCGGCATCGTTCACACCTATGCAGATTTCGAAGGCGAAGACCCGGTTGACCGGGCGAGCCTCGACACGCCGGAAGATGCCCCGGTTGCCCTGGCCCTGGCTCGCCTGCACGAAAAGAAGGGGCTCGACACGCTGCTCGACGCGACGGCGAAAGTACCGGGCCTCTATGTCTGGATCGCGGGGGAGGGCCCGCTGGAGGCCGAACTGCGCGCGCATTGCAAACGGCTGAACCTCGATGACCGTGTCCGCTTCCTCGGCTGGCGCAATGATCGCGGCGCCCTGCTGGCGGCCTGCGACGTCGTGGCGTTCCCGTCACGCTATGAGCCGTTCGGCACGGTGACGGTCGATGCCTGGGCGGCCTCGCGCCCGCTGGTCGCGGCAGATGCCGTCGGCCCGGCCGCCTATGTGAAAGATGGCGAGAATGGCATTCTGATTCCCAAGAACGATGTCGACGCATTGGCAAATGCGCTCAGCAAAGTGATCTCGGACAAGGATTTCGCCGCAAAGATCGTGGCCGGGGGCCGCGCTTCCTATGAGGCGCAGTTCAACAAGGCCGCTTTCCAGCGGGACTCCAAAGCCTTCTATCAGAAGATCATAGATTATGCGGGGCCGTTCCCGGGCTAG
- a CDS encoding glutathione S-transferase family protein — protein sequence MSAYRLFGAETSPYSLKVRAFLRYKGIEFEWVTRSRETETDFRALARHATVPLLVSPDRPVSQESTRMLFALESSHPEPSATPDDPALAALSLILEDYGDEWLNKCMFQQRWSSKPDRDQAGLRALVQLSGGKRPRAWKKPSVQIAERMADRLPLVGASSENGPVLDASWRRFAELLNTHLKDHLFIFGGRPAFADFSLAAQLQQMLLDPTPAEWLKDRAPFVVAWCENMDDPKAGGPFADLSALQPTLAPLFADEVGKTYLVWARANTNAARKGADKVSAELEGGQFEQSTQKHAAEAFNAVDRSVSRTLKNSGALETFLGDAGCLKAFRYKGQPAASDA from the coding sequence ATGTCAGCCTATCGCCTCTTCGGTGCCGAAACCTCGCCCTACTCGCTGAAGGTCCGCGCCTTCCTGCGCTACAAGGGCATTGAGTTCGAGTGGGTTACGCGGTCCCGCGAAACGGAAACCGATTTTCGCGCGCTGGCACGCCATGCGACCGTACCGCTGCTGGTTTCGCCGGATCGTCCGGTGAGCCAGGAATCGACGCGCATGCTGTTCGCGCTGGAATCGTCCCACCCCGAGCCATCCGCCACGCCGGACGACCCGGCCCTGGCTGCGCTGTCGCTGATCCTTGAAGACTATGGCGACGAGTGGCTGAACAAGTGCATGTTCCAGCAACGCTGGTCGAGCAAGCCCGACCGCGATCAGGCCGGCTTGCGCGCGCTGGTGCAATTGTCCGGCGGGAAACGTCCGCGCGCATGGAAAAAGCCGTCCGTGCAGATTGCCGAGCGTATGGCAGACCGTTTGCCGCTGGTTGGCGCGTCTTCCGAGAACGGGCCGGTGCTCGATGCATCGTGGCGCCGCTTTGCGGAACTTCTGAACACGCACCTGAAAGACCACCTCTTCATCTTCGGCGGCCGCCCGGCCTTCGCCGATTTCAGCCTGGCTGCGCAGCTCCAGCAAATGCTGCTGGATCCGACCCCGGCGGAATGGCTGAAAGACCGCGCACCGTTTGTTGTTGCCTGGTGTGAGAACATGGACGACCCGAAAGCCGGTGGTCCGTTTGCTGACTTGTCTGCGCTGCAGCCGACCCTCGCGCCGCTATTCGCTGACGAAGTGGGCAAGACCTATCTGGTCTGGGCGAGGGCGAATACCAATGCGGCCCGTAAGGGTGCAGACAAGGTCTCCGCAGAACTGGAAGGCGGCCAATTCGAACAATCAACGCAGAAGCACGCGGCCGAAGCCTTCAACGCAGTGGACAGGTCTGTCAGCCGCACACTGAAGAACTCGGGCGCCCTGGAAACCTTTCTGGGCGATGCAGGCTGCCTGAAAGCCTTCCGGTACAAAGGGCAACCGGCCGCTTCCGACGCCTGA
- a CDS encoding Hsp20 family protein, which yields MSNIDLTPLYRTMVGFDRMANMIDQAARLDGSQGYPPYNIERVDENAFAIEIAVAGFTQDDLEIETKEGLLTVAGKKADTEDAGGRDYLHRGIAQRSFIRRYQLADHILVTGAQLDHGVLRIELVRELPEEKKPRKIEIGASESQEPKLIGKKKADAA from the coding sequence ATGTCGAACATTGATCTGACCCCCCTTTACCGCACCATGGTTGGCTTTGACCGTATGGCCAACATGATCGATCAGGCCGCGCGCCTGGACGGCTCGCAGGGCTATCCGCCTTATAATATCGAGCGAGTCGACGAAAACGCCTTCGCCATCGAGATCGCCGTCGCCGGCTTCACGCAGGACGATCTGGAAATCGAAACGAAGGAAGGCCTGCTGACTGTGGCAGGCAAGAAAGCGGATACCGAAGACGCCGGCGGCAGGGATTACCTGCATCGCGGCATCGCCCAGCGCAGCTTCATCCGCCGCTACCAGCTGGCCGATCACATTCTCGTGACCGGTGCCCAGCTCGACCATGGCGTGCTACGGATTGAGCTCGTCCGTGAACTTCCGGAAGAGAAAAAGCCGCGCAAGATCGAGATCGGCGCCTCCGAATCCCAGGAACCGAAACTGATCGGCAAGAAAAAGGCTGACGCCGCATAA
- a CDS encoding TIGR02466 family protein — translation MTLKSLFPTLVKEAALGTDALRSELEAVCWLLEDEDTAGNDWCDAEGYDGYTSYASLDDLPERFPEFAALKELVDQQAAEFAKELHWDMGGFHLELDALWVNILGEGGSHSGHIHPGSVISGTYYVAVPDGAGTLKMEDPRLTFMMGAPQPEDDAPESARRFVYLEPKEGHALFWESWLRHEVMPNRSEEPRVSISFNYALVRD, via the coding sequence ATGACATTGAAATCCCTGTTCCCGACCCTCGTGAAGGAAGCCGCGCTTGGCACCGATGCCCTTCGGTCCGAGCTCGAAGCCGTCTGCTGGCTGCTGGAAGACGAAGATACCGCCGGCAATGACTGGTGCGACGCGGAGGGCTATGACGGCTACACCTCCTATGCCTCGCTGGACGATTTGCCGGAGCGGTTCCCGGAATTTGCCGCACTGAAAGAGCTGGTCGACCAACAAGCCGCCGAGTTCGCAAAGGAACTCCACTGGGACATGGGCGGCTTTCACCTCGAGCTCGATGCGCTCTGGGTGAACATTCTCGGCGAAGGCGGCAGCCATTCCGGACACATTCATCCGGGCAGCGTGATTTCCGGCACCTATTATGTGGCCGTGCCAGACGGCGCAGGCACGTTGAAGATGGAAGACCCGCGCCTCACCTTCATGATGGGCGCGCCTCAGCCGGAGGACGATGCGCCGGAAAGCGCCCGCCGCTTCGTCTATCTCGAGCCGAAAGAAGGCCACGCCCTGTTCTGGGAATCCTGGCTGCGCCATGAAGTCATGCCCAACCGGTCCGAAGAGCCGCGGGTCTCCATCAGTTTCAATTATGCGCTGGTGCGCGACTGA
- a CDS encoding putative quinol monooxygenase, whose amino-acid sequence MIIVTGSVRTQPETESELVTLCREHCARSRAEEGCIAHNVHRDCDDPALLVFVEYWRDMAALKAHFALKESRDFVKAARRLSAGGAPMRIFEAAEVKAEV is encoded by the coding sequence ATGATCATCGTCACCGGCAGCGTCCGCACCCAGCCCGAAACAGAATCAGAGCTCGTTACCCTCTGCCGGGAGCATTGCGCCCGTTCACGCGCCGAAGAGGGCTGCATCGCTCATAATGTGCACAGGGATTGCGACGATCCTGCCCTTCTGGTGTTCGTTGAGTACTGGCGGGACATGGCCGCGCTGAAAGCCCATTTCGCGCTCAAAGAGAGCCGGGATTTCGTCAAAGCGGCCCGCCGCCTTTCTGCTGGCGGGGCGCCCATGCGGATCTTCGAAGCGGCAGAAGTAAAGGCAGAGGTCTAA
- the ppa gene encoding inorganic diphosphatase, giving the protein MDLSKISAGQNPPDDLNVLIEVPLGGDPIKYEIDKDSGAMFVDRYLYTEMRYPCNYGFVPHTMSLDGDPIDVMVVGNRPLVPGSVVRARPVGVLMMTDDKGQDEKILAVPHPKLTAYYDKIATYHDLPQTLCDKIAHFFTHYKDLEQGKWTRIEGWYGIEKARELITAAVERGQKEDV; this is encoded by the coding sequence ATGGACCTTTCAAAGATCAGCGCGGGCCAGAACCCGCCGGATGACCTCAACGTTCTGATCGAAGTGCCCCTCGGCGGCGATCCGATCAAATACGAGATCGACAAGGATTCCGGCGCCATGTTCGTCGACCGCTATCTCTACACCGAGATGCGCTATCCCTGTAATTACGGCTTCGTGCCCCACACGATGAGCCTGGATGGCGACCCGATCGACGTGATGGTCGTTGGCAATCGCCCGCTGGTGCCGGGCTCGGTCGTACGCGCCCGCCCGGTCGGCGTCCTGATGATGACGGACGACAAGGGCCAGGACGAGAAAATCCTCGCCGTGCCGCACCCGAAACTGACGGCCTATTACGACAAGATCGCGACCTATCACGACCTGCCGCAGACGCTTTGTGACAAGATCGCCCACTTCTTCACGCACTACAAAGACCTCGAACAGGGCAAATGGACCCGGATCGAAGGCTGGTACGGCATCGAGAAGGCCCGCGAGCTGATCACGGCAGCGGTCGAGCGGGGCCAGAAAGAAGACGTCTGA
- a CDS encoding LysE family translocator: MDLSVWIALVALFIAGGLTPGPAVMLVMSTSLRYRAPTALLPALGVAAANLLWISLAAGGIAAFAAQFPILLNGLKIAGICFIAWLAWSLAMSDPSSPHASAKDAPPRGKLFARGVGLQLLNPNALVFFGLLLPSYFDMTHPVVPQALIMMVTITICEMTGLTLYAWLADGMNHHFESPAFTRWFNRGAALAMLASALFASISTFTPHT; the protein is encoded by the coding sequence ATGGACCTTTCGGTCTGGATCGCCCTGGTTGCCCTGTTCATTGCGGGCGGCCTGACCCCCGGCCCGGCTGTTATGCTGGTGATGAGCACGTCGCTGCGCTATCGGGCGCCGACGGCGCTCCTGCCGGCACTGGGTGTAGCAGCGGCCAATCTGCTCTGGATCTCGCTGGCAGCCGGCGGCATCGCCGCTTTTGCTGCGCAATTCCCGATCCTGCTGAACGGGCTGAAAATTGCCGGGATCTGCTTCATCGCCTGGCTTGCCTGGTCGCTGGCGATGTCAGACCCGTCCAGCCCTCATGCCAGCGCGAAGGACGCCCCGCCGCGCGGCAAGCTGTTTGCCCGCGGCGTCGGTCTGCAATTGCTGAACCCGAACGCGCTCGTCTTCTTCGGTCTTCTGCTGCCGTCCTATTTCGACATGACCCATCCGGTCGTGCCGCAGGCGCTGATCATGATGGTCACGATCACCATTTGTGAAATGACGGGCCTGACGCTCTATGCCTGGCTGGCCGACGGCATGAACCACCATTTCGAATCGCCCGCCTTTACCCGCTGGTTCAATCGCGGGGCAGCGCTCGCCATGCTGGCTTCAGCCCTGTTTGCATCGATTTCGACCTTCACACCGCACACTTAG
- a CDS encoding carbonic anhydrase, with protein MKTIEELIEGYRRFRSGVYSKQAALYRELGEGQSPAIMLIACADSRAEPSDIFAAAPGQLFVVRNVANLVPPYMPDGKLHGVSSALEYAVNVLKVKHIVVMGHGGCGGVQASLAGDDNPLIGEFVTPWVSLLDEARDRVLESGSINPQFSLELEGIETSLKNLLSFPFVQKAVEAGELELHGAWFAIKHGELHWRNAKTGRFEVVDR; from the coding sequence ATGAAGACGATTGAGGAACTGATTGAAGGCTACCGGCGCTTCCGTAGCGGTGTTTATTCCAAACAGGCAGCGCTCTATCGCGAGCTTGGCGAGGGCCAGAGCCCGGCCATCATGCTGATCGCCTGCGCCGACAGCCGCGCCGAGCCGTCCGACATCTTCGCAGCGGCGCCCGGCCAGCTATTTGTGGTGCGGAACGTCGCGAATCTCGTGCCGCCCTACATGCCGGACGGAAAGCTGCACGGGGTCAGTTCGGCGCTTGAATATGCCGTGAATGTGCTGAAGGTGAAGCACATCGTGGTGATGGGCCATGGTGGTTGCGGCGGTGTTCAGGCCTCTCTGGCGGGTGACGACAATCCACTGATCGGCGAGTTTGTGACCCCCTGGGTCTCGCTTCTGGATGAAGCACGTGATCGGGTCCTGGAATCGGGCTCGATCAATCCGCAATTCTCGCTGGAACTGGAAGGCATCGAAACCTCCCTGAAGAACCTGCTGAGCTTCCCCTTCGTTCAGAAGGCCGTGGAGGCTGGCGAGCTGGAGCTGCACGGCGCGTGGTTCGCCATCAAGCATGGGGAATTGCACTGGCGGAACGCGAAAACCGGCCGGTTTGAGGTCGTCGACCGCTAA
- a CDS encoding TetR/AcrR family transcriptional regulator translates to MSTDASEKKTSRKGPSRSEESRSAILEATRAELAEAGWRTFSVDSVAKRASASKQTIYRWWPSIGAMCVDAALALIPNSPDGGRDPQERIATLIVPLEAAARTGNGHAVLRGALMAAADDQHAGEAWRAWMNRDIRQPMRMVLAELAAKRVIRRDFDLDEVIEQLLGPLWHRICVIRGPVKEGYSMQQARYALRVYSTI, encoded by the coding sequence ATGTCGACAGATGCCAGCGAGAAGAAAACTTCCCGCAAAGGCCCTTCGCGCAGCGAGGAGTCCCGTTCTGCCATCCTGGAAGCGACACGGGCCGAGCTTGCCGAGGCGGGCTGGCGGACGTTCAGCGTCGACTCGGTTGCCAAGCGCGCCAGCGCCTCGAAACAGACCATCTATCGCTGGTGGCCCTCCATCGGCGCGATGTGTGTGGATGCCGCCCTCGCCCTGATACCGAACAGTCCGGACGGCGGACGCGATCCGCAGGAACGCATCGCAACGCTGATCGTCCCGCTGGAAGCCGCTGCCCGCACCGGGAATGGCCACGCCGTGCTGCGCGGCGCCCTGATGGCCGCGGCCGACGACCAGCATGCCGGCGAAGCCTGGCGCGCCTGGATGAACCGCGACATCCGCCAGCCCATGCGCATGGTGCTCGCCGAACTGGCGGCGAAACGCGTGATCCGCCGCGATTTCGACCTGGATGAAGTGATCGAACAGCTGCTCGGGCCGCTCTGGCACCGCATCTGTGTGATCCGCGGGCCGGTAAAGGAAGGCTACAGCATGCAGCAGGCGCGCTACGCCCTGCGGGTGTATTCCACCATCTGA